Within the Fischerella sp. PCC 9605 genome, the region CCTATTTTCAAGCTAGTTTTGAGGGTTTGTAGTAAGCACCAAGCGTGCTTAAAAATTCAGGACTAAAGTCCTGACTACGAACTTTGCGATCCATCAATTCAAATTTGACAAACTACTACTCTACAAGAAGCCCTTCGGGTACTCTACCTTGAGCCGTGCTGCGCGCGTTTACACCAGTCGCACCCTGCCTTAAGCCGCCCTGCGGCACTGGCTCACTACTAACAGCCATAACGCGAAATTACGTTTAATCAACCCGATCAACTTATCAACAAACTACCTAATCAAAGGTTATCTAAGTTAATTCATAAGCACCACTTTTTCCCAAACTTCGATCATCATATCAGATGACTGCAAGCCCATTTCTGGAAACTTTTAAAGAATGTAGAGACCGTAAATTTACGGTCTCTATAAGAATTTTTGGTAATACCATTTCACAAAAACTCTGATACAAATACAGAGAGTAGAGACGCGAAATTTCGCGTCTCTACAAAATTTATATGTATTGTGATTAACGTGAAACGGTATAACGCATAATTAATTGCTGGAGATGTCTAATGCAAATCTTTGATAGAGCTGTCGCTGCTGTCCCACGAGATTTTAGATGATTTCTCCACCAACTACGCCATTTGTCTTTGCATTAACTCGGCAAATAATCCTTCGCGTGAAGCCAGTTCTTCAAAACTTCCCTGTTGCACAATTCGACCTGCTTGGAGTACATAGATGCGTGTAGCCGAACGAATTGTACTCAGTCGGTGAGCGATCGCGATTCGAGTAACCTTCAGCTGCTCTAAACTTTCACTGACAATCGCCTGAGTCCTATTATCTAAAGCACTAGTAGCCTCATCAAAGAGCAAAATCCGGGGTTTCAATGCCAAAGCACGAGCAATCAATAGTCGCTGGCGTTGTCCTCCAGAAAGATTACCACCACCTTCACTAACCACAGTATGCATCTCCATTGGCATGACAGCGATATCTTCGGCTAATCCAGCCATCCGTGCTGCTTCCCAAGCTTCATCGAATGTAATCTGTGCGCCACCAGCAATATTCTCGAAAATCGATGCTGACTGAAGTTGACCATTTTGCAACACCACACCCAGCTGTCGGCGCACAGCATCTACATCTAACCCAGATAGGTCTTGACCATCGTAAAATATGCTACCTGCCTCTGGAGTTTCAAATCCAAGTAATAATCGGAATATAGTCGATTTACCGCTTCCAGAACCGCCAACAAGAGCAATAAACTCCCCAGGGTCTGCATAAATATTGACATCATCCAGTATCAGTGGCCCATCATTGCGGTAGCGAAAAGTAACGCGATCCACAACAATTCTGCCAATGAGTTTACCAGGATCGGTTTTGCTGAGATCCACTTCTGGTATAGTTTGCAGAATTGGCTGGGTACGTTTCCACTGCGGGACAACTTGTAAAATTTCAGTAACTGTATTGCTCAGGTTTGTTGTTCCTCTAGTAAAGTTGCCAAAGGCTGTGTGAAAAGCCAGGAAAGTGCCAAGGGATAGTCCGATCTCTCCTTGAGTCTGAGATTCTTCTAGCAGTTTGGCGGTAAACCAGAACAGTACTCCAGAAGTGACTAAAGGCATCACTGTATTGAAAAAAACAACCGCGTCTTCCACTTTTTGCGTGCTCAGTTCGAGCTTCACTTGCCGAGTGTAGTTTTTACTCCACGCGGCGAAGGCACGTTCTTGTCCTCCAGCAACATGCAGTTTAGAAATGCCATTGATGAGCTGCACTGTCTGTCCAAAAATATTTCCTCGCACTTCCAGTAGCGGATGCATTTTGCGGACTAGAAGTAAACCAGAAATTATCGTCACAGCGATCGCCACTATGGTGACAGCAACAGCAACTAGGGCTAATTTGACGTTGTAGTAAAATAACTGCCCCAAGTAGAACAATGTGAAGAAACTGCTAATGAGATTAATCAGGGTTCTGCCACTGAGTTGACGACGGATCGTACTCACTGATGATACGCGAGCTTGCAGATCTCCTGTTGTGTACTGCCGAAAAAAGGATATCGGCAAGTTCAGCAACCGATCCCATACAGCTGCCTGAGTCGAAGCGTCCCCAGCTGTTTCCATCCGCAAGATCGCAAACCCCTGAGTTAGCTGAAATAGGGCTGTGCCCAAAGCAGCAACCAACAACCCCAATCCAATTTGCAGCAATAACCCCCTGTCACTATCTGGAATTGCGTTGTCCATGATAATTGCAGTGGCTTGGGGTGTAAGCATTCCCAAAAGCGTGACGACAATACCAGTAAATACAATGACAAGCAAGTCTCTCTTACGTCCTTTCAGAGCAAACAAGAGTATATCGAAAGCTTTGATTGCTCGATCGGGCAAAGACCGATAAAACGTATAAGCAACGGGAGCCAGTGTAGAGGCTATGTGCTCATCTACCCTGACGCGGTTTTGCTCAACTGGGTCAAAGATTTCATAGCTAGTTGGAGTTAGGGGCAGCAACGCCATCGGTCGGTTATCTTGGTGGGTGTAAGCTACTAGTGGGCCGCAATCCTTCTGCCACCAGTTGTCCCGCAACAGTACCCGCCGCATTCGTACCCTTGAAGCCCGGACAATTGCCTCCAAAGGCTCCTTTACTCGTTTAAGATTTTCGGAGCGAGCAGGAGGGCGAATTTTCACGCCCATAGCTTTGCCTACCGCACCAGCAGCAACCAACAAAGGTGCACCTTCTAGAAAAAAATCGACCTTTTGGTAATTTAGCGTTGATGCCAGTTCTCCTAGAGCTTCCGCTGTTACTTGATGATTTAAACGCTGGCGATCGCGCAACCGTTCCAATTCTTCCTGTGCTTCTTGTTCATCTAAGAAATGAATGCAGTAGAGTATTTGAGTATGAAGTTGGGATAATCCTGCAAAAATAGTCTCTGGGTTGCGAATTTCTGAAGTAGCAACAGTTGTAAGTTGCACCTCCTCTTGAGCTTCTAACCACATCGCACAAGTGAGAGGAAAAATTCTAGCTGCACTTGTTAAAGCCAGTTCCTCATACCCCAGAAAGCGGACAGTCCCTTGCCGCAACTGTACCCAACAGACAACACCTAATTCAGGTTGGAAAGTCTGACCTTGATTGAGAGTAAATCGTGCTGGCAAAGCAGCCTTGACTTGAATTGCAGGTGTAGCAACATAAGAGAGTGCAGTACTAAGTTGCCGCAACCAATTTTCAATCCAAGCGATCGCCCTATCATCTGCATTGGTTGTTAATTCTCTGAAATATTCAGGCTGTAGGTGTAGCAATTGTGTCTCCCCTATTGGCACTGCCAAAATTTGATGGTGCTGAAAAGAATTGGCAGCAGTTCCGAAAAGAGCCTCTCCCCGACCAATGCTACATAGATAACGACGAGTGCCTTTAATCACACCATTTTTAATAGTGACGACAAACAATGCTATGGAACCGGACTGAACTACCCAAACCCTAGAAGGATCATCCAGCAGTATTGGTTCATTGGCTTTAATTTCGTATATTTGCCCCCGCATTGTCGCTTCGCTCCAATTTTAAATACAAAAATTGATTTTTAATTTTTAATTACGTCTAATGTAAATTAGCCGAACTCACTTTAAGCCGCACCAATTAATAGATTGATTGCAAAATTCAGTTTTATGGTAGTAACGACCACAGATAAAATTGGTCATTGGTCATTGGTAGCTTTATTCCCTATTACCTATTACTGACCTTTATAAATTCATATTAGACATAAATTATTTTTGACTTTTGACCCTTCGCTGCGCCCCTTGGGCATGCTTTTGACTTTTGACTTTTTTAAAGTGCTTCTCCTTCAGTGCGGATTAACCGCGAGTAAACACCTTCGACTTGCCACAATTGTTGGTGAGTGCCGCGTTGTACTACTTTTCCGCGTTCCAAAACAATGATTTCATCACAGTCGCGGATAGTACTTAAGCGGTGTGCCACAATAATGCAGGTGCATCCCCGTCGCCGCAGATTTTCATCAATAATTTTTTCTGTCTCCACATCTAAAGCGCTGGTCGCTTCATCCATGATGAGAATGGAGGGATTGTTTACCAAAGCACGGGCAATTTCCAAACGTTGTCTTTGACCACCACTTAAGTTAGCAGCACCTTCTATTAGTTCTGCATCTAATCCTCCAGCCATTGAGAGAATCACATTGTCAATAGCTGCATCTTCACAAGCTCGCATCAGGTTTTTGTCTGATATCGTGACATCCCATAGGGTTAAATTATCTCTGACAGTGCCGCCAAATAGGAGGATTTCTTGTTCCACCATTGTGACAGAGTTAGTAAGTAATTGGTGGGGAATCTGCTCTTTTGGTTTACCATCAAACAGAATTTCGCCTGCCCAAGGTTGGTAAAGTCCGCTTAAGAGTTTAGCAATGGTAGACTTACCAGAACCGCTTCCACCTACTAAAGCTACTCGCTGTCCTGGTTTAATTGAGAGGTTAAAGTTTTCAATCAGTGGTGCTTCTAGACGACTATAGCCAAATACGATGTTTCGCAACTCCACATAACCCTGTAATTTGGGTAGAAGCGAGTGGTCAGAGGACGGAGAAAGGGCAAGGGGTAAAGGCAAAAGGGAAGAATCTTCCCCTTGTCCTTTAACCTTTTCCGTTTTCCCTGTATTTATGCTCCTCTGC harbors:
- a CDS encoding NHLP bacteriocin export ABC transporter permease/ATPase subunit: MRGQIYEIKANEPILLDDPSRVWVVQSGSIALFVVTIKNGVIKGTRRYLCSIGRGEALFGTAANSFQHHQILAVPIGETQLLHLQPEYFRELTTNADDRAIAWIENWLRQLSTALSYVATPAIQVKAALPARFTLNQGQTFQPELGVVCWVQLRQGTVRFLGYEELALTSAARIFPLTCAMWLEAQEEVQLTTVATSEIRNPETIFAGLSQLHTQILYCIHFLDEQEAQEELERLRDRQRLNHQVTAEALGELASTLNYQKVDFFLEGAPLLVAAGAVGKAMGVKIRPPARSENLKRVKEPLEAIVRASRVRMRRVLLRDNWWQKDCGPLVAYTHQDNRPMALLPLTPTSYEIFDPVEQNRVRVDEHIASTLAPVAYTFYRSLPDRAIKAFDILLFALKGRKRDLLVIVFTGIVVTLLGMLTPQATAIIMDNAIPDSDRGLLLQIGLGLLVAALGTALFQLTQGFAILRMETAGDASTQAAVWDRLLNLPISFFRQYTTGDLQARVSSVSTIRRQLSGRTLINLISSFFTLFYLGQLFYYNVKLALVAVAVTIVAIAVTIISGLLLVRKMHPLLEVRGNIFGQTVQLINGISKLHVAGGQERAFAAWSKNYTRQVKLELSTQKVEDAVVFFNTVMPLVTSGVLFWFTAKLLEESQTQGEIGLSLGTFLAFHTAFGNFTRGTTNLSNTVTEILQVVPQWKRTQPILQTIPEVDLSKTDPGKLIGRIVVDRVTFRYRNDGPLILDDVNIYADPGEFIALVGGSGSGKSTIFRLLLGFETPEAGSIFYDGQDLSGLDVDAVRRQLGVVLQNGQLQSASIFENIAGGAQITFDEAWEAARMAGLAEDIAVMPMEMHTVVSEGGGNLSGGQRQRLLIARALALKPRILLFDEATSALDNRTQAIVSESLEQLKVTRIAIAHRLSTIRSATRIYVLQAGRIVQQGSFEELASREGLFAELMQRQMA